The sequence below is a genomic window from Silene latifolia isolate original U9 population chromosome 7, ASM4854445v1, whole genome shotgun sequence.
ccccatttTTTGTAAAATGGGGGAGTTTCCAACTCCTACATAATGGGGGAATTTAACTACCTACCTCCCTCATGGTCATTGGAAACTCCAACATGGCAACCAAACGGATTCTTGTTATTCATGTGAATTTTGATGTTGGAATTAAACTCCCGCGCATTGCTAATTAATACATGCATTTGATTCCCGTAtgaaccaaacgaggcctaaGACGTGAATTTTCTGGCTCGTTGAACGTTGATTGGTAAATTCAACTGTTATCAAAGGCATTTTATTAATGACAAAAAAAATCAAGCTGATTATAAAACAAATTATGATAATAACGTACCATAAAGCGTGAGATTGATAAGGATCCGGATTGGTTGCATGAACCTGTAGAAACATATAAATGAGGAGAGTATTAAGAATAAGAGTAATAAATTTGATGATAAAAGTTAAACAACATGCATACATGAATCACACCGAAAAATAACACAACAGAGAAAATATGAGGGATAAGGGCATAGGACACGTAAATTTTGTCTACTTATATACACTTATTAAGTTCTCTTTTTATTATAATTCCAATTCAAACACAATCAATCAAATGAGCTTTCTTCATTATATTTTAACAATATTTTATGGCAAATTAGCAAACTGTTATCAGTCATATTGACATTGAAAGTTTTGAGTCCAACGGTTTACTCAAACTCTTAACATTCTATCATTGTATGATAAGATTTCAATTATCTATttaattaaaatttattaaaaataaatagGTAATTCGTAAAAGGTGGAGActtgtaatcgctcgaaaaaaagtttcctttaataatatactaGACTAGATTTAATGTCCGTGCGATACACGGGCTAGCTTTCAAACTATCTATTTATGCTATATTAAGGAACCATGTGAACTTTGCTTTCATATGTACTCGTTATCTCTTAATATGATCAAACCATCTTACTTGCATATTAGTTCCTTACTTCTTTCGATCTGTTTTACGTCCAAAACTCCAACACACTATTTTCTTACTACATTACTTTTTATGAAGTTTCGAACAACAAAGTTAAAGAAAACATTACATCCCtttattattgttgtgttttgttttagGAGTATTATGATCGGTGGTGGAATAAGTGCACTATTTGATAGTTTTGTGGAATCTAGTTTTTCTTTAGGTATTCAAATTATACATTTATATCCGATCTATTGATTACTCCGTAATGATTAATGGTAGGAGATTAGTATTTGAAGGGTACTGCTTTATGTTTCCTTGTGATCAACCAGTTTGTAGGTCAATTAGGGGATAGTGATCAAAAGTTTTAGTATATACCATGTATAgatgttaaattataaatcataaaTGTCGTATTTATATGTTACATTAAATTATTCTCAATTCTATGGGTCTTATAATCTACTTAGCagatttctaataacttgaaagTCGTTTAGAAAAGTTGAAAAACTCTCTAGTAGTTCTATCATATATACATAATCCATTCTAAATATAGTTCAATGTAATTTGTTAGGTTTCATACTATTAACCATGAATTGCGTAGGAGTATAACAAATTAGTATTGTATGTCCCTATGGGTAATTGACCATTTAGGCACATTATTTGTCCCTCGTGAAAATTGTGATCTTGATCCTTCGTATAAAGTCGGATCATTATTCGTTAACCTTCACAGTAAAAACAACGTATTAAAAACAATAACGTGCAACAGATTAAAGCAAACAAGTACACATAAATATCATGTGTAGAAACGATATGAAAATAAGTAGGCATCATTGTAAGGCCAGTATCTAAACTAATAGGTAGAGAATTTGAGAATGATCTATTGTACTCCGTAATTATGGAGGAAGGCACCTTAATACACACAATAAATGAATCACATGATGATAATACACACAATACATGAATCACATGATGATAATAATTGGCtttttataatttgcttattattgataaatccttATGTATAGTGAAATTCCTACAGTGCAAATAATTATTTATCTAAAATTGGAGTTTCTTATCATAATCCTCAAAAGTAGTTATAATTCCTATGCATATGTAGACTCTCTCGTATAATTTGGATAGTTCATAGTTGTTGGAGTCTAAAGTATTTAACGAAAGTTGGAGacctctataatcgctcgaaaaaagcttcatttagatagatagatagatagatattgattgattgaaAAATTTATGCTTACAATTATAAAAGGTAGGGTAGACGTACGCCATTCTAACATGATGAAAAACAAGTCATTGCAGTGCACCAAGTACCAAATGAGAGCCAATCTATCGATTGAATAAATTTCTTTCAGAATAGAAATAAATATATTCAAATAAGTTTTGATTAACTGATACAGGGAAAACTACATTAGCCAAAGAAGTTGTCAGCAAAGCAAAAGGCGTCTTCGAGACAACGGTAATGGTTGAAATTTCAGAATCTCCAAATATAGAATTCATTCAAGATCAGATTGCAGATCAACTTGGTCTGTCGTTTTTACGTCATGTGCATGGTGTTGATGAAAAGGCTACCCAGCTATATACCGCATTGGTTCAAAGAGTGAAAtcaaaagagaaaaaagaaaaagatgagaaatcAGACCGGAGAAAAGTTGATAATAATAATTCAATACTCCTTGTATTGGACAACATTTGGAAAGAAATTGATGATCTGCCCCGAATTGGAATACCTCGCGAGTCTTGTAAGCTTTTACTGACGAGCAGAAAAAAGGATGTCTGTAAAGCGATGGGCGTACTGGATACTAACAATTATGAGGTGGGCTTGTTGAATGATAAGGAAGCAAAGCATCTCTTCGAGGTTCTAGTAAAACAGAAGGTCACTGGGGAATATGAATTTGTTGGTAATAGACTGTTGAAAAAGTGTCAACGTCTACCTCTTGCTATTGTAACAACAGCCAAATTTCTAAATGGTAAAGAGTTGCGAGCCTGGGAACAATTTGCCAAGGACGTGGAGAAGCCTATTCCATGTCAAATTACTGATCTGCACCATGGAACTTTCTCAATTTTTAGAACAAGCTATGAAGCCATGGCAagtgaagagaaaaagaaattcTTTTTACTGGCTTGTTTATCTCCTGTTGGTTCAAGTATATCCGTTGACGACTTGATGAGGTATGGTATTGGATTGGATTTATTTCAACATGTCAATAAACTTTCAGAAGCCATAGATTTAGCACGGACTTGGGCAGAAGAGCTCGTTTCATCTTCAATGCTTCTAAAAGGTGATTCCGATAAGACTGTAAAGATCCACGATGTTGTCCGGGAATCTACTATGTCTTTTGCGTCAAAATTTGGTATAAATAAAGGTAATATTGATACAAAAAGTTGTTACCTGTTGTTTACTCAATAATCTTTTTATTCAATGCCATTTCTTGAAGCTAATTAAATCACTACGTGTAAGATAATGCAGATAGACATATGTTTCTGGTGGACGCTATTCCTAGATGGATTTGCGAAGAGACTTTCAATAAGTACAGAGGCATATCACTTTTGGCTCAAGCTAATTTTGCTCCTCTAAGAGGTGTGAAGGCTGCTTCGCTTCAAATTTTGCTATTCAAAGGCAATAGAGATGACGATTCTTTTCTTGATTCGAATTTTTTCCAAAGAATGACAAATTTGAAGGTCTTGGAAATGCGATATATGAATTTTGAGAAAGGGCTACCAGAATCCTTGTGCAAGCTAAAAGTTCTCAAAACATTGCAGTTAGTGGAATGTAAATTAGGAGATATTAAGTTGATTGGTGAGCTAGGAAGTCTACTTGTTCTTAGTTTACGTGGATCGTCTCTGGACGGGTTACCTGATGAAATTGGAAAGTTGGACAAACTTCGGTTGCTGGATCTCAGTAAGTGCCGGTGTAAGGAGCCAAGAATTCCTTCTAATGTGATAGCTGGACTTTCTCTTCTGGAAGAGCTCTACTTGATCGGTAGCAGCTTTACAGAATGGGCGGTAATGGAAAGTACATCTAATGACACAGGAGTAAGTACTTGAAATACACATTCGAGATCTTGTATTACCCATTTCTGACCAATTTGTCAAAAATCTGGACAAATTCCAAATATTTGTTGTGGAAGAAGATTTAGAGCAAGAAGATTTTGATCGAGTGCCATCTCCACGTGCTCTTCTTATGGCATCAAAATTTGATGTTAGCCAGGAGTTGAAAAAGGACAATTGTCTAATGGCATTACTAAAGAAAGCCGATTTCTTGGCTTTAAGGAGTGCAACAGTTAAGAATATTGTTCCTGAGTTGGACAAAGAAGGATGTAGAGACTTGAGTTGTCTTGTACTGTCTAACATTGATAGCATAAGCAGGATATGTGAAGGAAAAGCTCCGACAGAATTGTTCTATAATCTCTGTCACCTTGCAGTTTTAGAGTTAGAGAAATTAGAAGTATTGTTACCGGTTAATCCCCTTCCACTTAAAATGACCACATTAGAAATTTCAGATTGCAACTCTTTGACGTACATTTTCAGTGAGGACGATGGGGTAAACAAGGAATCGGATATCATCAAGTTGCCTTGTTTAAAAACGCTGGCATTAGATGGGGTTAGTAA
It includes:
- the LOC141592756 gene encoding putative disease resistance protein At4g27220 isoform X2, with the translated sequence MKMLMHKDMRVAKVMLRLMKNDLKKLVEDDAEMRDLVVKVMKDIAKRKGKAGIREGSEVDEKDREVCQVLEKLIEETIGEFKKLMQNDEKMAIAAMHLLENHMEKLEKLTETDKEVADIIANARETSKHAELLSDNNHDDENVVKDVNTLKERVKNLLKPVWNLTMNEELLETLPENVSLGIQAIDVVIGNRRGLKAELMDSDNAASHRNSCCCVISYNYFSDRYHMSVAAKDMIDKIKAIGTKPGSEDVIRPIRRGEMERIPTNCVGLKSRNELLQKIMKALESSDVHAVGVYGMGGSGKTTLAKEVVSKAKGVFETTVMVEISESPNIEFIQDQIADQLGLSFLRHVHGVDEKATQLYTALVQRVKSKEKKEKDEKSDRRKVDNNNSILLVLDNIWKEIDDLPRIGIPRESCKLLLTSRKKDVCKAMGVLDTNNYEVGLLNDKEAKHLFEVLVKQKVTGEYEFVGNRLLKKCQRLPLAIVTTAKFLNGKELRAWEQFAKDVEKPIPCQITDLHHGTFSIFRTSYEAMASEEKKKFFLLACLSPVGSSISVDDLMRYGIGLDLFQHVNKLSEAIDLARTWAEELVSSSMLLKGDSDKTVKIHDVVRESTMSFASKFGINKDRHMFLVDAIPRWICEETFNKYRGISLLAQANFAPLRGVKAASLQILLFKGNRDDDSFLDSNFFQRMTNLKVLEMRYMNFEKGLPESLCKLKVLKTLQLVECKLGDIKLIGELGSLLVLSLRGSSLDGLPDEIGKLDKLRLLDLSKCRCKEPRIPSNVIAGLSLLEELYLIGSSFTEWAVMESTSNDTGVST
- the LOC141592756 gene encoding putative disease resistance protein At4g27220 isoform X1, with the translated sequence MSGLESGVAKVGQGVLSAVYDEINTYVNHIKNCEANLVLLLTDLQTLRGDKDTIDDKVLEGKENLKKVTAKAELWLARVKELVNDESMKMLMHKDMRVAKVMLRLMKNDLKKLVEDDAEMRDLVVKVMKDIAKRKGKAGIREGSEVDEKDREVCQVLEKLIEETIGEFKKLMQNDEKMAIAAMHLLENHMEKLEKLTETDKEVADIIANARETSKHAELLSDNNHDDENVVKDVNTLKERVKNLLKPVWNLTMNEELLETLPENVSLGIQAIDVVIGNRRGLKAELMDSDNAASHRNSCCCVISYNYFSDRYHMSVAAKDMIDKIKAIGTKPGSEDVIRPIRRGEMERIPTNCVGLKSRNELLQKIMKALESSDVHAVGVYGMGGSGKTTLAKEVVSKAKGVFETTVMVEISESPNIEFIQDQIADQLGLSFLRHVHGVDEKATQLYTALVQRVKSKEKKEKDEKSDRRKVDNNNSILLVLDNIWKEIDDLPRIGIPRESCKLLLTSRKKDVCKAMGVLDTNNYEVGLLNDKEAKHLFEVLVKQKVTGEYEFVGNRLLKKCQRLPLAIVTTAKFLNGKELRAWEQFAKDVEKPIPCQITDLHHGTFSIFRTSYEAMASEEKKKFFLLACLSPVGSSISVDDLMRYGIGLDLFQHVNKLSEAIDLARTWAEELVSSSMLLKGDSDKTVKIHDVVRESTMSFASKFGINKDRHMFLVDAIPRWICEETFNKYRGISLLAQANFAPLRGVKAASLQILLFKGNRDDDSFLDSNFFQRMTNLKVLEMRYMNFEKGLPESLCKLKVLKTLQLVECKLGDIKLIGELGSLLVLSLRGSSLDGLPDEIGKLDKLRLLDLSKCRCKEPRIPSNVIAGLSLLEELYLIGSSFTEWAVMESTSNDTGVST